One Nematostella vectensis chromosome 10, jaNemVect1.1, whole genome shotgun sequence genomic window carries:
- the LOC116618183 gene encoding WD repeat-containing protein 82, with amino-acid sequence MKLDDSVVRSLRVAKVFRENSDNVNHMAFSANGESLITSSNDDSIVIYDCVDGKPKKTIYSKKYGVANIQYTHAQNTVIHTSTKVDDTIRYLSLHDNKYLRYFPGHTKRVTTLHMSPVEDTFVSGSLDRTLRIWDLRSPNCQGLMHVNGRPVAAFDPEGLIFAAGIDCEMIKLYDLRSFDKGPFSTFHIQTDPNIEWNSIKFSYDGKMILLSTNGGSIYLIDAFQGTQLHAFTGHAVSKTNPCEVTFSPDSQYVISGSQDGKVHFWASDSGHKISTLEGNHPGSTRCVKFNPKFMMLASACTNMAFWLPNLEDLPEANR; translated from the exons ATGAAGTTAGACGACAGCGTGGTCCGTTCTCTGCGAGTTGCCAAGGTATTCAGAGAAAACAGTGACAATGTCAACCATATGGCATTCTCTGCTAACGGCGAATCGCTGATTACAAGTAGCAATGATGATTCAATAGTCATTTACGATTGTGTCGACGGAAA ACCGAAAAAGACGATTTACAGTAAAAAGTATGGAGTAGCAAACATCCAATACACCCATGCTCAAAACACAGTTATTCACACCTCTACAAAAGTTGATG ATACAATACGTTATTTGTCTCTACATGATAACAAGTATCTCAGATATTTTCCTGGTCACACTAAAAG AGTGACAACTCTTCACATGTCGCCAGTAGAAGACACGTTCGTGTCTGGGTCGTTGGACCGTACCCTCAGAATATGGGACTTAAGGTCTCCCAACTGTCAG GGactgatgcatgtaaatggTAGGCCTGTGGCGGCCTTTGACCCTGAGGGTCTCATCTTTGCTGCTGGTATTGACTGTGAAATGATAAAGCTCTACGACCTTCGATCATTTGATAAG GGCCCATTCTCTACATTTCATATACAGACAGATCCAAACATTGAATGGAATTCCATCAAGTTTAGCTATGATGGGAAGATGATTCTCCTTTCCACCAATGGGGGATCCATTTACCTGATTGATGCCTTCCAGGGAACCCAGCTACATGCATTCACT GGGCATGCAGTGTCAAAAACAAACCCTTGTGAGGTGACATTTAGCCCAGATTCTCAATATGTCATATCAG GCTCCCAAGATGGGAAAGTGCACTTTTGGGCATCCGACAGCGGCCATAAGATATCTACACTAGAAGGGAACCACCCTGGTTCTACACGGTGTGTCAAGTTCAACCCCAAGTTCATGATGCTTGCAAGTGCATGTACTAACATG GCATTTTGGCTACCAAATCTTGAAGATCTACCAGAGGCAAACAGATAG
- the LOC116618185 gene encoding uncharacterized protein LOC116618185 encodes MAAENLQLEAAFLAFNAEFARNGFGQAPAGLLGILRHFRLREGEKANEGRARLYKRLWCLLWFGSKKTLGAGLPRWPTYVYPESLKAIVRLIVPGSVQDFEDPDHDSVYKINIAILAEAKWPKTK; translated from the exons ATGGCGGCTGAGAATTTGCAACTCGAAGCAGCTTTCTTGGCATTCAACGCCGAGTTTGCAAGGAATGG ATTTGGACAGGCGCCCGCAGGACTTCTAGGTATTCTGAGGCATTTTCGCCTCCGAGAAGGGGAGAAAGCTAACGAAGGCCGCGCCAGGCTTTACAAGCGCCTCTGGTGCTTACTGTGG TTTGGAAGTAAGAAGACATTGGGGGCCGGCCTTCCGCGATGGCCGACGTACGTTTACCCGGAGAGCCTGAAAGCGATCGTCAGGCTCATTGTTCCGGGTAGCGTACAAGATTTTGAGGACCCGGACCACGATTCG gtaTACAAGATCAACATTGCAATTTTGGCCGAGGCAAAGTGGCCAAAGACGAAGTAG
- the LOC5512216 gene encoding dnaJ homolog subfamily B member 9 isoform X2 encodes MNYEQILVLTTAALSILATDLVMAKDYYQILGVPRNASDKQIKKAFRKMAVKYHPDKNKGKDAEEKFREVAEAYEVLSDENKRRQYDQFGEEGLKNNGFGGGGGGFDFNGFFNNFGHGDHNRGGNGNSFKFSFGGFDDFFNDDDDDDFGGGFGHGDSFFGNFGNFRNSGFHEDGHDFHRAATHAEFHQSSSGGGGRSCRTVTRRVGNMVTTFTECT; translated from the exons ATGAATTACGAGCAAATTCTCGTGTTGACGACCGCAGCCTTGAGCATTTTAGCGACAGACCTCGTTATGGCGAAGGATTATTATCAAATTTTGGGTGTCCCCAGAAATGCTTCCGACAAGCAAATCAAAAAAGCTTTTAGAAAAATGGCTGTTAAATATCACCCAGATAAAAACAAGGGAAAAGACGCCGAAGAGAAATTCAGAGAGGTAGCAGAAG CGTATGAAGTACTATcagatgaaaacaaaagacggcAGTATGATCAGTTTGGAGAGGAGGGACTTAAAAATAATGGATTTGGCGGCGGCGGCGGGGGATTTGACTTCAATGGCTTCTTTAATAACTTTGGACATGGAGACCACAATAGAGGAGGCAATGGAAACTCATTTAAATTCTCATTTGGTGGATTTGATGATTTcttcaatgatgatgatgatgatgactttgGTGGTGGATTTGGACATGGGGACTCTTTCTTTGGTAATTTTGGGAACTTTAGAAATAGTGGCTTTCACGAAGATGGTCATGACTTCCACAGAGCAGCCACACATGCTGAGTTCCACCAGTCAAGTTCAG GTGGTGGGGGACGGAGCTGTAGAACAGTAACAAGACGAGTTGGAAACATGGTGACAACATTTACAGAATGTACATAG
- the LOC5512216 gene encoding dnaJ homolog subfamily B member 9 isoform X1, with the protein MNYEQILVLTTAALSILATDLVMAKDYYQILGVPRNASDKQIKKAFRKAEEKFREVAEAYEVLSDENKRRQYDQFGEEGLKNNGFGGGGGGFDFNGFFNNFGHGDHNRGGNGNSFKFSFGGFDDFFNDDDDDDFGGGFGHGDSFFGNFGNFRNSGFHEDGHDFHRAATHAEFHQSSSGGGGRSCRTVTRRVGNMVTTFTECT; encoded by the exons ATGAATTACGAGCAAATTCTCGTGTTGACGACCGCAGCCTTGAGCATTTTAGCGACAGACCTCGTTATGGCGAAGGATTATTATCAAATTTTGGGTGTCCCCAGAAATGCTTCCGACAAGCAAATCAAAAAAGCTTTTAGAAAA GCCGAAGAGAAATTCAGAGAGGTAGCAGAAG CGTATGAAGTACTATcagatgaaaacaaaagacggcAGTATGATCAGTTTGGAGAGGAGGGACTTAAAAATAATGGATTTGGCGGCGGCGGCGGGGGATTTGACTTCAATGGCTTCTTTAATAACTTTGGACATGGAGACCACAATAGAGGAGGCAATGGAAACTCATTTAAATTCTCATTTGGTGGATTTGATGATTTcttcaatgatgatgatgatgatgactttgGTGGTGGATTTGGACATGGGGACTCTTTCTTTGGTAATTTTGGGAACTTTAGAAATAGTGGCTTTCACGAAGATGGTCATGACTTCCACAGAGCAGCCACACATGCTGAGTTCCACCAGTCAAGTTCAG GTGGTGGGGGACGGAGCTGTAGAACAGTAACAAGACGAGTTGGAAACATGGTGACAACATTTACAGAATGTACATAG
- the LOC5512210 gene encoding protein cereblon isoform X1 encodes MADDSSSDDEQDIEDGYDAMQEIEEYHGESSSEYSDSGSSPIDNGDGPRPLSIAFDPSLPTRHEYLGEEMDEFSGRTVLEPNNVLQLPLLTLPGLILVPGQTLPLHIFQPQTVAMMKNVIDKDRTFGQVNSRYGSNRNQLLSSIGTTVEIFSMKEEVEAGITTIRIKATGRQRFRIIDIRTQVDGIPQATVQILPEITLSPHPEGGLLSCYSKSGCQATCGGCLPKYHPPGGGVGKPRLGVSRFRKVNTSLSSWPEWVYRLYNPFSLMDEIKKLLLSWNESMRVDNLPICPTEFSFWIAANLPLDDRLRLQILTINCPTQRLRKELSIMQKCSVLCCRDCNSTIAYKNELFSMSLDGPLGAYVNPGGFVHETLTFYKALGIRLRGHPTAENSWFPGYAWTIAECQQCSNHLGWRFSAIKKGLSPGKFWGLTRSSLKPSMKDEGITDDS; translated from the exons atggcggACGATTCGTCGAGCGACGACGAACAAGACATCGAGGATGGCTACGATGCGATGCAAGAGATTGAAGAATACCACGGGGAGTCGAGCTCTGAATACTCCGACTCTG GTTCCTCACCCATTGATAATGGAGACGGTCCCAGACCACTAAGTATCGCGTTTGACCCATCATTACCAACAAGACATGAG TATCTTGGTGAAGAGATGGACGAGTTCAGTGGTCGAACTGTTCTGGAACCAAATAATGTATTGCAACTCCCCCTTCTCACACTTCCTGGCCTAATTCTGGTGCCAGGGCAAACTCTACCGCTTCACATATTCCAGCCACAG ACTGTTGCAATGATGAAGAATGTTATTGACAAAGACAGAACATTTGGTCAAGTTAACTCAAg ATATGGTTCTAACAGGAACCAGCTGTTATCCTCAATTGGGACTACTGTGGAAATATTCTCAATGAAGGAAGAAGTAGAGGCAGGAATAACAACAATCAGGATCAAGGCTACAGGAAGACAGCGATTCAGGATTATTGACATCCGGACACAAGTTGATGG AATTCCTCAAGCTACTGTCCAGATTCTACCAGAAATCACCCTATCCCCACACCCCGAGGGAGGTTTGCTTTCATGCTATTCCAAGTCTGGTTGCCAAGCAACTTGTGGAGGGTGCTTGCCAAAGTATCACCCGCCAGGAGGGGGTGTTGGCAAGCCACGTCTTGGTGTCAGCCGCTTCAGAAAA GTCAACACAAGTCTGAGTAGCTGGCCAGAATGGGTCTATAGACTTTATAATCCT TTTAGCTTGATGGATGAAATCAAGAAACTTCTGCTGAGCTGGAATGAGTCCATGCGAGTGGACAATCTTCCTATCTGCCCAACAG AGTTCTCATTTTGGATAGCAGCAAACCTTCCGCTGGACGACAGATTGAGGCTTCAAATACTGACAATAAACTGTCCTACCCAGCGACTGCGAAAGGAACTCAGCATTATGCAAAAG TGCAGCGTATTGTGTTGTCGGGACTGCAACTCAACTATTGCTTATAAAAATGAGCTTTTCAG TATGTCGCTGGATGGCCCTTTAGGGGCCTATGTGAACCCTGGTGGGTTTGTGCACGAGACGCTCACATTCTATAAAGCGCTGGGCATTCGCCTCCGGGGGCACCCCACTGCGGAAAACAGCTGGTTTCCAGG ATACGCCTGGACGATTGCCGAGTGTCAACAGTGCTCCAATCACCTCGGCTGGCGGTTTAGCGCCATCAAGAAAGGCTTGAGTCCCGGCAAGTTCTGGGGATTGACGCGGTCTTCGCTCAAACCTTCCATGAAGGACGAAGGGATAACGGATGACAGTTAG
- the LOC5512210 gene encoding protein cereblon isoform X2 translates to MADDSSSDDEQDIEDGYDAMQEIEEYHGESSSEYSDSGSSPIDNGDGPRPLSIAFDPSLPTRHEYLGEEMDEFSGRTVLEPNNVLQLPLLTLPGLILVPGQTLPLHIFQPQTVAMMKNVIDKDRTFGQVNSRNQLLSSIGTTVEIFSMKEEVEAGITTIRIKATGRQRFRIIDIRTQVDGIPQATVQILPEITLSPHPEGGLLSCYSKSGCQATCGGCLPKYHPPGGGVGKPRLGVSRFRKVNTSLSSWPEWVYRLYNPFSLMDEIKKLLLSWNESMRVDNLPICPTEFSFWIAANLPLDDRLRLQILTINCPTQRLRKELSIMQKCSVLCCRDCNSTIAYKNELFSMSLDGPLGAYVNPGGFVHETLTFYKALGIRLRGHPTAENSWFPGYAWTIAECQQCSNHLGWRFSAIKKGLSPGKFWGLTRSSLKPSMKDEGITDDS, encoded by the exons atggcggACGATTCGTCGAGCGACGACGAACAAGACATCGAGGATGGCTACGATGCGATGCAAGAGATTGAAGAATACCACGGGGAGTCGAGCTCTGAATACTCCGACTCTG GTTCCTCACCCATTGATAATGGAGACGGTCCCAGACCACTAAGTATCGCGTTTGACCCATCATTACCAACAAGACATGAG TATCTTGGTGAAGAGATGGACGAGTTCAGTGGTCGAACTGTTCTGGAACCAAATAATGTATTGCAACTCCCCCTTCTCACACTTCCTGGCCTAATTCTGGTGCCAGGGCAAACTCTACCGCTTCACATATTCCAGCCACAG ACTGTTGCAATGATGAAGAATGTTATTGACAAAGACAGAACATTTGGTCAAGTTAACTCAAg GAACCAGCTGTTATCCTCAATTGGGACTACTGTGGAAATATTCTCAATGAAGGAAGAAGTAGAGGCAGGAATAACAACAATCAGGATCAAGGCTACAGGAAGACAGCGATTCAGGATTATTGACATCCGGACACAAGTTGATGG AATTCCTCAAGCTACTGTCCAGATTCTACCAGAAATCACCCTATCCCCACACCCCGAGGGAGGTTTGCTTTCATGCTATTCCAAGTCTGGTTGCCAAGCAACTTGTGGAGGGTGCTTGCCAAAGTATCACCCGCCAGGAGGGGGTGTTGGCAAGCCACGTCTTGGTGTCAGCCGCTTCAGAAAA GTCAACACAAGTCTGAGTAGCTGGCCAGAATGGGTCTATAGACTTTATAATCCT TTTAGCTTGATGGATGAAATCAAGAAACTTCTGCTGAGCTGGAATGAGTCCATGCGAGTGGACAATCTTCCTATCTGCCCAACAG AGTTCTCATTTTGGATAGCAGCAAACCTTCCGCTGGACGACAGATTGAGGCTTCAAATACTGACAATAAACTGTCCTACCCAGCGACTGCGAAAGGAACTCAGCATTATGCAAAAG TGCAGCGTATTGTGTTGTCGGGACTGCAACTCAACTATTGCTTATAAAAATGAGCTTTTCAG TATGTCGCTGGATGGCCCTTTAGGGGCCTATGTGAACCCTGGTGGGTTTGTGCACGAGACGCTCACATTCTATAAAGCGCTGGGCATTCGCCTCCGGGGGCACCCCACTGCGGAAAACAGCTGGTTTCCAGG ATACGCCTGGACGATTGCCGAGTGTCAACAGTGCTCCAATCACCTCGGCTGGCGGTTTAGCGCCATCAAGAAAGGCTTGAGTCCCGGCAAGTTCTGGGGATTGACGCGGTCTTCGCTCAAACCTTCCATGAAGGACGAAGGGATAACGGATGACAGTTAG